TTCATGCCGGCGCGGTCCATCAACGAACGTCGCAGAACGTCGGACAATTGATCTTCGTCCGGCGGTGGTGGGCCAAACGCCCCCAGATCTTGCGGGTTGTATTCGATGGTGTATTCGTGCTTGGCAAACGAGATCACCGAACCGGGATCGAGTCGTTTGCGCAAGATCCGGCTGCCGTTGACCTTGGTGCCGTTGCGGCTGTCCATATCGCGAGCGAACCAGTATCCGTTCTCGAGCGTCAGCCGACAATGCTGCCCCGAAATATTTGCGAACTTCAAACAGATGTCGCACGAATCGCGGCGTCCGACCGTCAATCGCTCCTTCAACAACGGCACCGGATCGCCGCCGCTGGAGGGTTCGAGCATCCCGTAACGTTTAACTTTGCCAATATCGTCCATCGGTTCCCTTGCCTGCCCACGCCGTTGGCGCTATCTATGCGCTGAGTAATAGTGGACCTTACACTCAGGTTGCTGAAAAATGGTAGCCACTTCAAAAGTCCCTTAGCGCTCCATTTATTGTCACTTCACCTAACTATAATAGCTCTCAAACATGCAATCCTCAATTCCGCCGGGGCACGATCATTTCGATTGGCGGCTCGATGGTGCGTTCTATTACCCTTATAGCGCCTATTTGCGGAATCGCTTCGGCGGTCGCGTCCAACGGGTCAGCATCAACGCCGGTTTCACTTGCCCCAACGCCGATGGAACGCTTGCCAAAGGGGGCTGTAATTTCTGCAACAACCCTTCGTTCAGCCCCAGCCGGCGGACGCGGCGATACGAGATTCGTGAGCAGATCGATCGCGGGATCGAAGCCCTAAAGCGTCGATACAGCAACATCAAGGGCTTTATCGCTTACTTCCAGCCTGCCACGAACACCTACGCCGACGTCGACCATCTGCGGGCGTTGTACGAGGAATCGCTGTCGCATCCGGAAGTCGTCGGCCTGGCGATCGGAACCCGTCCCGACTGCGTCGCCGAGGATGTGTTGGATCTGATCAGCGAATTGGCCCAGCAGCGGTACGTCTCGGTCGAATACGGGATGCAGACGATCCACGCCGAGAGTCTCGATTGGATGAACCGCGCGCACTACCACGACTCGATGATCGATGCTGTCGAGCGTAGCCGCGGCCGCGGGTTCGAGATCAGCGGTCATGTGATCCTGGGGATCCCACGCGAATCGCACGCCGACATGATGGAGACCGCCGTCGAAGTCGCTCGACTGAATCTCGACGCCGTGAAGATCCATAATCTGTATGCCGTCAAAAATACGCGTCTGGGGGATGAAGTCGCTGCGGGGGAGGTGCAATTGATGCCCCGCGACGAATACGTCCAGACAGTCGTCGATTTCATCGAACGCCTGCCCGAAACGATGATCATCGAACGGGTCAGCGGCGAAGCCCCGCCGGCCTACCTGATCGCCCCCGAATGGTGCTTGCAGAAGTCGAGCCTGCGACATGCGATCGAGCAGGAATTCAAGCAGCGTGGCACGCGGCAAGGCAGTCGCTACGTGGCCTCGCCCTAGTAAATTCCATCCGTCACGGCGTCATTGAACGTGGGACGCAACAACCTTGCGATTGCGTCTCGGAAGTAAGAAGCCGGCGCGGCGCAGGAGAGGTGAGCGTCGACGTGCCGCGCACCAATGCCCCATCCCGCGGCTAGCTTGCGTTGAGGGGGGCGTCGATACGATCTTCCGCAGTTCGGGTGCTGCGCGCTGCAAACATTGCGAACTGCTGGCGATCCGCCTCCCTGCCTGGTGTTCGCCGATCGGTCAATCGCGACGGTTCCAGCAAGCACTGGACGCGTCGATAGACTGGATAATAAAGCAGCACGCTGAACGCAAACGCTCCGACGGTGGCCGAACCGTCTCGTCTGGCTCAATTCGAAGCGAAGCTTGGCAACCGCTCGCCCGGCTGGACAAACGGGTGGCGGAATTGCTGTAGAGCCTGTCCGCGGGGATGCCACTTCCCGACAACAGCGACGATCGATATTGGGCTGGCCGAACGACGTCGCGGTGAAGCTCAAAATTCAGAATCGATAGCCCCCGATCTTTCAGGAGAAACACGATGTCCAGCCTTCGAGTACAAACCGAGGCAAAGTTTGCGAACACACGGAAGAACAATCCCGCCTTCGCAAAGCAAGTCGATGAGATTCTGTCGTCCGCCGAAGCATTCCAATCCGGTGCCCAGGCGATTGGAACCGGACAGCCGGCTCCCGACTTTGCGCTGCCCAATCCGCAAAGGGAAACGGTCTCGTTGTCTCGCTTGCTGTCGAAGGGCCCGGTCGTCGTGACGTTCTATCGCGGAAGCTGGTGTCCGTATTGCAATCTGCAGTTGCGAGCGATGCAGCAGCGGTTGGCGGAGATTCATT
Above is a genomic segment from Rosistilla ulvae containing:
- a CDS encoding TIGR01212 family radical SAM protein (This family includes YhcC from E. coli K-12, an uncharacterized radical SAM protein.), yielding MQSSIPPGHDHFDWRLDGAFYYPYSAYLRNRFGGRVQRVSINAGFTCPNADGTLAKGGCNFCNNPSFSPSRRTRRYEIREQIDRGIEALKRRYSNIKGFIAYFQPATNTYADVDHLRALYEESLSHPEVVGLAIGTRPDCVAEDVLDLISELAQQRYVSVEYGMQTIHAESLDWMNRAHYHDSMIDAVERSRGRGFEISGHVILGIPRESHADMMETAVEVARLNLDAVKIHNLYAVKNTRLGDEVAAGEVQLMPRDEYVQTVVDFIERLPETMIIERVSGEAPPAYLIAPEWCLQKSSLRHAIEQEFKQRGTRQGSRYVASP
- a CDS encoding FHA domain-containing protein, producing MDDIGKVKRYGMLEPSSGGDPVPLLKERLTVGRRDSCDICLKFANISGQHCRLTLENGYWFARDMDSRNGTKVNGSRILRKRLDPGSVISFAKHEYTIEYNPQDLGAFGPPPPDEDQLSDVLRRSLMDRAGMNRRSESNRFKNEQHDDLDF